AAGTCTCCCTCACCATCTCTGGCCCTTCAGATTTTTCAAGCAGGAATGCTGAGCAAGTATCTGTTCGCACCACAGCCTGTAGTCTGTGTGGTGGGATCCAGCCCCCCTCTCTGATTCAGGCAACCAATCTGCAGACCCCTCACAATCCCAAGTTTCGGTCACATGATCACCATTTGTCAGCGCTATCAGACCATGATTAGAAATTTGGACCGATCTAATATTTTTATACATGAATGCGACATTTTACATATCATGCATCTTAGTAGCACGTTATTGGATATCATAACATATTAATGCATAGCCTATATGTAAAATGGTCAGTAGTTTAACAAAGGCCAGACTGCCTTAGGGTTGTTTAACCAATCATTGGAACAACCACAGGAAAATGCAGATCAGTGGGACCATGCTCCATCATGCCTGTCTGAGAACAAGGACTTTAGAAAGTTTGTTTATGCCCAAAACCTTTCTGAGTGTGCAAGAGCAGTTTCAAACGATAACAGTAACAACAGTGATGTTACAAAGTAAACGTTTTACTGGTTACATTTTCTTTCACCCCTGGTAAAAAGAAAAGTATCTACAAACACAATGTTGGCAAGACCATGGAAAGACTATTTTACCCATGGCACATACTTTATGCAATCAGATTCAGTCATCCAATTGAAACTTCACTATATATTTTGTATCTAGAGATGtgatatttaaaatataatgaaatgaaTAATCTATAAGCCAAGCATAACTAATACTTCCTGTAAGACACTGATGACTCACACCTGTGCTGTAACCGATCCTGTGGCTAATTGGTGGGAGCAGATGTGGTTAAATTGTGAGCCTGCGGTCAGGTGGCACCTGGCGTTAGGTGACAGGATAATCTTTCAAAGGTGCTGGGTGCATTGCACACGCGTCATTTTAGTGACTGACCATTGCATGAGTACGCCCTTCCAGGTAAAACATGTAATTTGTGGGATGGACAAAGATACAAAACACTTTTGtgacaaaaagacatttattaaaaaagacaaaaaatgtttACAACAAATACATGCACACAGGAGCGCCTTCCCTTCTTGAGGGAACACAAAGCTCTGGGGCTGCTATTGTCTACAATGACCTTTAAAGATATTCCTTAACAGTATTTACAAGATGCAAACAGAAATATTGAATTTGTTCCATCTAAACATTATCCAAAAATGCaatttgatgtaaaaatatttactgGCAACCAAATATAAAAGTAACTGATGGTATTTAAAATTAGTGCATGACCttatcacaaaaacacatgttcAGGCTTGTGTCATTTGTTACTATTTTTATCAAGGAAaattttttcataaatacagaACAAGAAAGTTTGGACATTATCATCCTTCAGAGTGGAGTCTTTGTTAATTTTCAATCAGAGATCACATTTAAACAGTGTCTTTTGTATGTGTTCCATTTTACACATAGTCTTTCCTTCCTAAAGCTGCTCCCCCTGCGGACCGAGGTATCGAGTAGGCCATACGGGACGGGTTGTATCTGGTCTCTCGTGGTGGGCAAGAGCAGCAGAGGAGTCCCCCTCCCAGGATTAGGAGTGCAGCTGCTGCCCACCCAATATACAGCGCAGCTCCTAGCTCTCTTCTCTGAGCATCCGTCAGTAGAGGGTTGTAGAAGTCCCTGATGATGGTGTTAGCTGACCAGCACACTGGGATGAGCTGCATGACACCTGAGACAATGAAAAACACTCCAGAAATAATCATAACTTTGGCCTTGGATGCCTCGTCATCAATGCAGTTGGTACATTTGGCTCCAGCAATGGCAATGAGCACAGCTAAGATGGCCAGGAGGATTGAGATCACCGTGAGCGCCCGGGCAGCCTGCAGGTCCTGAGACAATGCCAGCAAGGAGTCGTGCACCTTACACTGCATCTGTCCTGTGCTTTGGACCACACAGTTCATCCACAGACCCTCCCATATGATCTGCGCTGTCACTATGTTACTGCCAATGAAGGCAGTAACCCTCCACATGGGAAGAGCACAAGCAACAATGGCAATAATCCATCCCAAAATGCACAAAGAAATGCCAATCAGCTCCAGACCTATTGACATCCTGGACAGCAATCTTCCTCTTGTAGTCCTAAATCAGCTTGACACCTGTGAGAGGGATGTTGCCTGGACCACAGTATCCACCGTTTATAAGGCAgggcaggtgcagaggaggagcccaCAGCAGCTGACTTCAGCTCAGGGAGGAAGGCCCTACCGAGTTGTGAAGACAACTATCAGTTTACAGGCTACTCTCATAATAAGCCTGTCCACAAAGAGGCCTTTGACAGATCAACGGTGATGAAGGCACCCAGTGTTTTACACCTGTATTTAGGTGCCAACACTGATTATAACTGtctcattgtgttttaaatgtaaccTAAATGATCTATAGCGCATGTCATTGTGGTCATCCCCAGAGATGTGGGTCACAGGAAAGGACTAAGTAAGTTTAGTTTTAATAGAAACTGTTTTGACTTTCACTCACCAGGAGTACTGCCTTTGATGGTATTTAATGAGTTGGTTTGTCTGCAGAATGCCCTTGAATATTTGGAAGGATGAGGCCATCTCTCAAGACACCTCCCCCTCAGCACTCAGTGACCTCGAGCTGATAACCCAGTCTCCCTGCTCCATGAAACAGACCCATTGTTTAGTGTTGTGGCCGAGCACACAAAGTAGTGGTTCTTCTCAGATCAGACTGAGCATATGGGAGACAGCCAAGTGAAACATGCATGTACTGGGACTTCCCGTTGTCAGCCTAATGGCACCAATGAAGCAATGAGGAATGTACTTTCAGAGCACTTGTTAATATTTTATCTAAAAAACAACTAGCtaaatatttctgtatttaccAGAAcataaattgacaaaaaatacagttttctgTACAAATTTATTGAAAAAGTCAATCCTAAATCTAACATTTGTTAACTTGAGAAACACTGAtgctataaaaacaaatacttctgaagacacaaaataaaagcGTATGTTGCACagttttttctgtaaaaatattgacagcaagaacaaaaaaagcataaatacaatggttttaagaaaaaaaagtctaaactagagtatagagtacaaaatattttctcttctttttcctctttgtgTTCATTGCAGTCTAATGTTACCAAGCCCCTTTTAATCACACATAGTCTCTCCTTTCAGGATAACTCGGGGCCACTGACCGTGTTTGAGAGTACACTACTTTGGACGGAGGCCCGTACCTCTTTTCAGTCTGTGGTGGGCAGCTGGAGCACAGGATGATCCCACCAATCAGCAGGAAGGCAGTGGCACCCCATCCCAAATACAGCGCTGCTCCTATCTCCCTCTTCTGCGCCTCAGGTATCACTGGGTTATAGAACTCCATGATGATTGTATGTGCCGACCAAGACACTGGAATCAGCTCCATCAGAGAGGCTATGATGAAGCAAGCTCCTGCTGCTATCATCACTCTAGCTTTAGACGCCTCTTCGTCCACGCAGTTAGTGCACTTGGCCCCCATTATAGACACCATCACACCTACAATGCCCAGAAGTATGGCGATGATAGTGAGGGCACGGGCAGCCTGGAGGTCCCCACTCAAAGCCAACATGGAGTCATGGACTTTGCACTGCATCTGACCAGTGCTCTGAACCACACAGTTCATCCAGATACCCTCCCATGTGATCTGAGCAGTCACTATGTTCACCCCGATGAATGCGGATACCCTCCACATGGGTAAAGCACAAGAGACAATGGCAGAGATCCAGCCGAAAACAGCCAGGGTAACGCCAAGAATCTCAAGTCCAGCAGAAGGCATGATGAAGACCAATGTTGTCCTTTGGAGAGCTTGTATggcatttcctgattattgtACTATCTCCAGCTAATATAAGCAGTCGTTTACCACAAAGCTGAGGGTGGAGTCGCTTGGTTATTGGCCAGGATGACTTCAAATTATCTTCTGTTGAAGCTGATTTGGCCATCATGTTAGGCATGTTAGCGACACTGGTTTAATGATTGATCTTGCTTGAGCCCTGGTAGCTCACACACCTGTTTGGGTGAAAGAAGAACAAACAGGGAGGCAGTATCTGAGGTCAGTGTTGGTTAAAACCTAACGTACCGCACAAAGAATAGTGAATGATTGAAAAGAAAGGAAACAGTAAAAGACATCTGTAGGCTAGCCCTATATCTGTAATAATCACAAACGTTAAGAGGTGAAAATCAAGTTTTAATTAAGTTGAACTCTCAAAAATTACAGTTTAGAAAATATAAGTTTATGCAATTGGAAAAAAATCCTATTTTAATTCATGCAGAATGTGAGTTTTGCTATTTTGTATGCAGTTCTAATGCTGAAATATTGTAAAACTCCTAATAAAGTTAATTTGCTACTTTAGTCAGTGTGCTGTTCTTCTAATAAGCATAGAGTATACTCCCTCTCCTCCTACGTACATTTCTCAAGAAACCAAGAAACTCATGTGTGAAGTTTTCATCTgcattttagtttaaaaaaacaacaacactaaaacTGAGAAGAttggattttaaaaatatagataTGTACAAACCTATTTCTCTCTATTTGAGATCAGACCAGAAACCATTGTACAAAGATGCTTGGTATTGCTGTATAGCCCGTCTTTATCAGGCAGAAGAATGGAATGTCTCTGAAACGTACCTTGTGCCACAGAGTTAATAAacattgagagctttgcctaaTATAGCATGAATGCACCTCAACAAATTCTTCAAATAACTGTAACACACTGAGCTAGAAAGCATCTGGGGAAAGtaatgtttcttttctttctgaATGATGTTTAAGTCTGCATGAAATATACCGTGGAGTCAACTATAGGTATAACCATCAACCTAAAGCAAACAATGGGAATTTTGTTAATCTTAATAATATGTAATACTAGACATGCCCTATACAACTTGTTCATTTGGATGTGACGTATGTCACACTGCCTATATCATTTATGGCTTGTCTCTCACATTTGCCACTTAATTATATTTGGTGCTTCTAGTTATTTTTTAGTTTCGGCCCAAGTGACTCCTGAGTAGAAGTATGTGGTCTGCTCTAATGACTCATTGGTTGTGAGTCTTCTCAGCTCTG
This Periophthalmus magnuspinnatus isolate fPerMag1 chromosome 13, fPerMag1.2.pri, whole genome shotgun sequence DNA region includes the following protein-coding sequences:
- the LOC117380561 gene encoding claudin-3-like; amino-acid sequence: MPSAGLEILGVTLAVFGWISAIVSCALPMWRVSAFIGVNIVTAQITWEGIWMNCVVQSTGQMQCKVHDSMLALSGDLQAARALTIIAILLGIVGVMVSIMGAKCTNCVDEEASKARVMIAAGACFIIASLMELIPVSWSAHTIIMEFYNPVIPEAQKREIGAAMSIGLELIGISLCILGWIIAIVACALPMWRVTAFIGSNIVTAQIIWEGLWMNCVVQSTGQMQCKVHDSLLALSQDLQAARALTVISILLAILAVLIAIAGAKCTNCIDDEASKAKVMIISGVFFIVSGVMQLIPVCWSANTIIRDFYNPLLTDAQRRELGAALYIGWAAAALLILGGGLLCCSCPPRETRYNPSRMAYSIPRSAGGAALGRKDYV